A single Eulemur rufifrons isolate Redbay chromosome 9, OSU_ERuf_1, whole genome shotgun sequence DNA region contains:
- the TMEM94 gene encoding transmembrane protein 94 isoform X2, whose translation MLFKQAELWMPHQGKRNKGEPPVALGLSTRKALSILKEQLEAVLEGRLKERKKRLTWKEVWRSSFLHHSNRCSCFHWPGASLMLLAVLLLLGCYGGQPAGSLGVELVNASALFLLLLLNLVLIGRQDRLKRREVERRLRGIIDQIQDALRDGKEIKWPSAMYPDLHMPFAPSWSLHWAYRDGHLVNLPVSLLVEGDIIALRPGQESFASLRGIKDDEHIVLEPGDLFPPFSPPPSPRGEVKKGPQNPQQHRLFRVLETPVIDNIRWCLDMALSRPVTALDNERFTVQSVMLHYAVPVVLAGFLVTNALRFMFSAPGITSWQYTLLQLQVNGVLPILPLLFPVLWVLATACGEARVLAQMSKASPSSLLAKFSEDTLSSYTEAVSSQEMLRCIWGHFLRVIQGTSPTLSHSSSLLHSLGSVTVLCCVDKQGILSWPNPSPETVLFFSGKVEPPHSSHEDLTDDLSTRSFCHPEPRERDALLAGSLSNTLHLSNEQERGDWPGDGPKAPEPYSHHKGHGRSKHPSGSNVSFSRDTEGGEEEPSKPQPGMEGDPYEAEDFVCDYHLEMLSLSQDQQNPSCIQFDDSNWQLHLTSLKPLGLNVLLNLCNASVTERLCRFSDHLCNIALQESHSAVLPVHVPWGLCELARLIGFTPGAKELFKQENHLALYRLPSAEMVKETSLGRLSCVTKRRPPLSHMISLFIKDTTTSTEQMLSHGTADVVLEACTDFWDGADIYPLSGSDRKKVLDFYQRACLSGYCSAFAYKPMNCALSSQLNGKCIELVQLPGQSSIFTLCELPSTVPIKQNTRRNSWSSDEGIGEVLEKEDCMQALSGQIFMGMVSSQYQARLDIVRLIDGLVNACIRFVYFSLEDELKSKVFAEKMGLETGWNCHISLTPNGDMPGSEIPPSSPSHAGSLHDDLNQVSREDAEGLLLMEEEGHSDLISFQPTDSDIPSFLEDCNRAKLPRGIHQVRPHLQNIDNVPLLVPLFTDCTPETMCEMIKIMQEYGEVTCCLGSSANLRNSCLFLQSDISIALDPLYPSRCSWETFGYATSTSMAQASDGLSPLQLSGQLNSLACSLTFRQEETISVIRLIEQARHATYGIRKCFLFLLQCQLTLVVIQFLSCLVQLPPLLSTTDILWLSCFCYPLLSISLLGKPPHSSIMSMATGKNLQSIPKKTQHYFLLCFLLKFSLTISSCLICFGFTLQSFCDSSRTRNLTSCSSIMLPSNDERAPAWFEDFANGLLSAQKLTAALIVLHTVFISITHVHRTKPLWRKSPLTNLWWAMTVPVVLLGQVVQTAVDLQLWTHRDSRIHFALEDVPLLTWLLGCLSLVLVVVTNEIVKLHEIRVRVRYQKRQKLQFETKLGMNSPF comes from the exons ATGCTCTTTAAGCAGGCAGAGCTATGGATGCCCCATCAGGGCAAACGAAACAAA GGCGAGCCCCCCGTGGCCCTGGGCCTGTCCACCAGGAAGGCCCTCAGCATCCTGAAGGAGCAGCTGGAGGCGGTGCTGGAAGGACGCCTCAAAGAGCGGAAGAAGCGTCTGACGTGGAAG GAGGTGTGGAGAAGCAGCTTCCTACACCACAGTAACCGCTGCTCCTGTTTCCACTGGCCCGGGGCCTCGCTCATGCTGCTGGccgtgctgctgctgctgggctgcTACGGGGGCCAGCCGGCCGGGAG CCTCGGGGTGGAGCTGGTGAACGCCTCTGCGTTGTTCCTCTTGCTGCTTCTCAACCTTGTCCTCATCGGGCGGCAAGATCGGCTCAAGCGTCGGGAGGTCGAGCGGAGGCTCCGAGGGATCATTGACCAAATCCAAG ATGCCCTCAGGGATGGCAAGGAGATCAAGTGGCCGAGCGCCATGTATCCAGACCTCCACATGCCCTTTGCACCGTCCTGGTCCCTGCACTGGGCCTACAGAGATGGACACCTGGTCAACCTGCCAGTTAGCCTGTTGGTAGAAGGAGACATCATAGCTCTGAGGCCTGGCCAGGAATCATTCGCTTCTCTGAGGGGGATCAAG GATGATGAGCACATTGTCTTGGAGCCGGGAGACCTCTTCccccctttctccccacccccttcgcCCCGGGGAGAAGTGAAGAAAGGGCCACAGAACCCCCAGCAGCACCGGCTCTTCCGAGTCCTTGAGACCCCTGTGATTGACAACATCAG ATGGTGCCTGGACATGGCCCTGTCCCGCCCAGTCACTGCCCTGGACAACGAGAGGTTCACAGTGCAGTCAGTGATGCTGCACTACGCCGTGCCCGTGGTCCTG GCCGGCTTCCTTGTCACCAATGCCCTGCGCTTCATGTTCAGTGCCCCTGGGATCACTTCCTGGCAGTACACCCTGCTCCAGCTGCAG GTGAATGGTGTCTTGCCCATCCTCCCCCTACTCTTCCCAGTCCTTTGGGTTCTGGCAACCGCCTGTGGAGAGGCCCGAGTCCTGGCCCAGATGAGCAAAGCCTCGCCCAGCTCCCTG CTGGCCAAGTTCTCAGAGGACACGCTCAGCAGCTATACAGAAGCTGTCTCCTCCCAG GAAATGTTACGCTGCATTTGGGGCCACTTCCTAAGGGTGATCCAGGGGACGTCGCCAACTCTGAGCCACAGTTCCAGCCTGCTGCACAGCTTGGGCTCTGTAACG GTCCTGTGCTGTGTAGACAAACAGGGGATCCTCTCCTGGCCAAACCCCAGCCCAGAGACTGTGCTGTTCTTCAGTGGGAAGGTGGAGCCCCCTCACAGCAGCCACGAGGACCTAACGGATGACCTGTCCACCCGCTCCTTCTGCCATCCCGAG CCCCGTGAACGAGATGCCCTCCTGGCTGGCTCCCTGAGCAACACCCTACACCTTTCCAATGAGCAGGAGCGTGGTGACTGGCCTGGCGATGGTCCCAAGGCCCCCGAGCCCTATTCTCACCACAAGGGGCATGGCCGCAGCAAACACCCCTCTGGCTCCAATGTGAGCTTCAGCAGGGACACTGAGGGCGGGGAAGAAGAGCCCAGCAAG ccccagcctgggaTGGAGGGCGACCCCTACGAGGCGGAGGACTTTGTGTGCGACTATCACCTGGAGATGCTGAGCCTGTCCCAGGACCAGCAGAACCCCTCCTGCATTCAGTTTGATGACTCCAACTGGCAGCTGCACCTCACCTCCCTCAAGCCCCTGGGCCTCAACGTGCTGCTGAACTTGTGTAACGCCAGTGTCACCGAGCGCCTGTGTCGGTTCTCAGACCACCTGTGCAACATCGCCCTGCAGGAGAGCCATAGTGCCGTGCTGCCTGTGCACGTGCCCTGGGGGCTCTGCGAGCTTGCCCGCCTCATTG GCTTCACTCCTGGGGCCAAGGAGCTCTTCAAGCAGGAGAACCACCTGGCACTGTACCGTCTCCCCAGCGCTGAGATGGTGAAGGAGACCTCGCTGGGGCGACTCTCCTGTGTCACCAAGCGGCGTCCTCCCCTCAGCCACATGATCAGCCTCTTCATCAAGGATACCACCACCA gcACAGAACAGATGCTGTCCCATGGCACGGCCGACGTGGTCTTGGAGGCCTGCACAGACTTCTGGGATGGAGCTGACATCTACCCTCTCTCAGGTTCCGACAG AAAGAAAGTGCTGGATTTCTACCAGCGAGCCTGCCTGTCTGGTTATTGCTCTGCCTTCGCCTACAAGCCCATGAACTGTGCCCTGTCCTCTCAGCTCAATGGCAAGTGCATTGAGCTGGTACAGCTGCCCGGCCAGAGCAGCATCTTCACTCTGTGTGAGCTGCCCAGCACCGTCCCCATCAAGCAGAACACCCGCCGCAACAGCTGGAGCTCTGACG AAGGGATCGGGGaggtgctggagaaggaagactgCATGCAGGCCCTCAGCGGCCAGATCTTCATGGGCATGGTGTCCTCCCAGTACCAGGCCCGGCTGGACATCGTGCGCCTCATTGACGGGCTGGTCAATGCCTGCATCCGCTTCGTCTACTTCTCTTTGGAGGACGAGCTCAAAAGCAAG GTGTTTGCAGAAAAGATGGGCCTGGAGACAGGCTGGAACTGCCACATCTCCCTCACGCCCAATGGGGATATGCCTGGCTCCGAGATccccccctccagccccagccatgCAGGCTCCCTGCATGATGACCTGAATCAGG TGTCCCGAGAAGATGCAGAAGGGCTCCTCCTCATGGAAGAGGAGGGTCACTCAGACCTCATCAGCTTCCAGCCTACGGATAGCGACATCCCTAGCTTCCTGGAGGACTGCAACCGG GCCAAGCTGCCCCGGGGCATCCACCAGGTGCGGCCCCACCTGCAGAACATTGACAACGTGCCCCTGCTGGTGCCCCTCTTCACTGACTGTACCCCTGAGA CCATGTGTGAGATGATAAAGATCATGCAGGAGTATGGGGAGGTGACCTGCTGCCTGGGCAGCTCTGCCAATCTGCGGAATAGCTGCCTCTTCCTCCAGAGCGACATCAG CATTGCCCTGGACCCCCTGTACCCATCCCGTTGCTCCTGGGAGACCTTTGGCTACGCCACCAGCACCAGCATGGCCCAGGCCTCGGATGGCCTTTCTCCCCTGCAGCTGTCAGGGCAGCTCAACAGCCTGGCCTGCTCCCTGACCTTTCGCCAAGAGGAGACCATCAGTGTCATCCGGCTCATCGAGCAG GCTCGGCACGCCACCTATGGCATCCGTAAGTGCTTCCTCTTCCTGCTGCAGTGCCAGCTGACGCTCGTGGTCATCCAG TTCCTTTCTTGCCTAGTCCAGCTGCCACCACTCCTAAGCACCACTGACATCCTGTGGCTGTCCTGCTTTTGCTACCCTCTGCTCAG CATTTCTCTGCTGGGGAAACCCCCCCATAGCTCCATCATGTCGATGGCAACAGGAAAAAACCTTCAATCCATTCCCAAGAAG ACCCAGCACTACTTCCTGCTCTGCTTCCTGCTCAAGTTCAGCCTCACCATCAGCTCCTGCCTCATCTGCTTTGGCTTCACACTGCAGAGCTTCTGCGACAGCTCCCGAACCCGCAACCTCACCAGCTGCTCCTCCATCATGCTGCCCAG CAACGATGAAAGGGCTCCAGCCTGGTTTGAGGACTTTGCCAACGGGCTCCTGTCAGCTCAGAAGCTCACCGCTGCCCTGATTGTCCTGCACACTG TCTTCATTTCCATCACCCACGTGCATCGCACCAAGCCCCTGTGGAGAAAGAGCCCCTTGACCAACCTCTGGTGGGCCATGACGGTGCCTGTGGT GCTGCTGGGTCAGGTGGTCCAGACAGCCGTGGACCTGCAGCTGTGGACGCACAGGGACAGCCGCATCCACTTTGCCCTGGAGGATGTGCCCCTGCTGACCTGGCTCCTGGGTTGTCTGTCCCTGGTCCTCGTGGTGGTCACCAATGAGATCGTAAAGCTGCATGAGATTCG GGTCCGCGTCCGATACCAGAAGCGACAGAAGCTGCAGTTTGAAACCAAGCTGGGCATGAACTCTCCCTTCTGA
- the TMEM94 gene encoding transmembrane protein 94 isoform X5, with protein sequence MDLKEKHLGEPPVALGLSTRKALSILKEQLEAVLEGRLKERKKRLTWKEVWRSSFLHHSNRCSCFHWPGASLMLLAVLLLLGCYGGQPAGSLGVELVNASALFLLLLLNLVLIGRQDRLKRREVERRLRGIIDQIQDALRDGKEIKWPSAMYPDLHMPFAPSWSLHWAYRDGHLVNLPVSLLVEGDIIALRPGQESFASLRGIKDDEHIVLEPGDLFPPFSPPPSPRGEVKKGPQNPQQHRLFRVLETPVIDNIRWCLDMALSRPVTALDNERFTVQSVMLHYAVPVVLAGFLVTNALRFMFSAPGITSWQYTLLQLQVNGVLPILPLLFPVLWVLATACGEARVLAQMSKASPSSLLAKFSEDTLSSYTEAVSSQEMLRCIWGHFLRVIQGTSPTLSHSSSLLHSLGSVTVLCCVDKQGILSWPNPSPETVLFFSGKVEPPHSSHEDLTDDLSTRSFCHPEPRERDALLAGSLSNTLHLSNEQERGDWPGDGPKAPEPYSHHKGHGRSKHPSGSNPQPGMEGDPYEAEDFVCDYHLEMLSLSQDQQNPSCIQFDDSNWQLHLTSLKPLGLNVLLNLCNASVTERLCRFSDHLCNIALQESHSAVLPVHVPWGLCELARLIGFTPGAKELFKQENHLALYRLPSAEMVKETSLGRLSCVTKRRPPLSHMISLFIKDTTTSTEQMLSHGTADVVLEACTDFWDGADIYPLSGSDRKKVLDFYQRACLSGYCSAFAYKPMNCALSSQLNGKCIELVQLPGQSSIFTLCELPSTVPIKQNTRRNSWSSDEGIGEVLEKEDCMQALSGQIFMGMVSSQYQARLDIVRLIDGLVNACIRFVYFSLEDELKSKVFAEKMGLETGWNCHISLTPNGDMPGSEIPPSSPSHAGSLHDDLNQVSREDAEGLLLMEEEGHSDLISFQPTDSDIPSFLEDCNRAKLPRGIHQVRPHLQNIDNVPLLVPLFTDCTPETMCEMIKIMQEYGEVTCCLGSSANLRNSCLFLQSDISIALDPLYPSRCSWETFGYATSTSMAQASDGLSPLQLSGQLNSLACSLTFRQEETISVIRLIEQARHATYGIRKCFLFLLQCQLTLVVIQFLSCLVQLPPLLSTTDILWLSCFCYPLLSISLLGKPPHSSIMSMATGKNLQSIPKKTQHYFLLCFLLKFSLTISSCLICFGFTLQSFCDSSRTRNLTSCSSIMLPSNDERAPAWFEDFANGLLSAQKLTAALIVLHTVFISITHVHRTKPLWRKSPLTNLWWAMTVPVVLLGQVVQTAVDLQLWTHRDSRIHFALEDVPLLTWLLGCLSLVLVVVTNEIVKLHEIRVRVRYQKRQKLQFETKLGMNSPF encoded by the exons ATGGACCTGAAGGAGAAGCATCTG GGCGAGCCCCCCGTGGCCCTGGGCCTGTCCACCAGGAAGGCCCTCAGCATCCTGAAGGAGCAGCTGGAGGCGGTGCTGGAAGGACGCCTCAAAGAGCGGAAGAAGCGTCTGACGTGGAAG GAGGTGTGGAGAAGCAGCTTCCTACACCACAGTAACCGCTGCTCCTGTTTCCACTGGCCCGGGGCCTCGCTCATGCTGCTGGccgtgctgctgctgctgggctgcTACGGGGGCCAGCCGGCCGGGAG CCTCGGGGTGGAGCTGGTGAACGCCTCTGCGTTGTTCCTCTTGCTGCTTCTCAACCTTGTCCTCATCGGGCGGCAAGATCGGCTCAAGCGTCGGGAGGTCGAGCGGAGGCTCCGAGGGATCATTGACCAAATCCAAG ATGCCCTCAGGGATGGCAAGGAGATCAAGTGGCCGAGCGCCATGTATCCAGACCTCCACATGCCCTTTGCACCGTCCTGGTCCCTGCACTGGGCCTACAGAGATGGACACCTGGTCAACCTGCCAGTTAGCCTGTTGGTAGAAGGAGACATCATAGCTCTGAGGCCTGGCCAGGAATCATTCGCTTCTCTGAGGGGGATCAAG GATGATGAGCACATTGTCTTGGAGCCGGGAGACCTCTTCccccctttctccccacccccttcgcCCCGGGGAGAAGTGAAGAAAGGGCCACAGAACCCCCAGCAGCACCGGCTCTTCCGAGTCCTTGAGACCCCTGTGATTGACAACATCAG ATGGTGCCTGGACATGGCCCTGTCCCGCCCAGTCACTGCCCTGGACAACGAGAGGTTCACAGTGCAGTCAGTGATGCTGCACTACGCCGTGCCCGTGGTCCTG GCCGGCTTCCTTGTCACCAATGCCCTGCGCTTCATGTTCAGTGCCCCTGGGATCACTTCCTGGCAGTACACCCTGCTCCAGCTGCAG GTGAATGGTGTCTTGCCCATCCTCCCCCTACTCTTCCCAGTCCTTTGGGTTCTGGCAACCGCCTGTGGAGAGGCCCGAGTCCTGGCCCAGATGAGCAAAGCCTCGCCCAGCTCCCTG CTGGCCAAGTTCTCAGAGGACACGCTCAGCAGCTATACAGAAGCTGTCTCCTCCCAG GAAATGTTACGCTGCATTTGGGGCCACTTCCTAAGGGTGATCCAGGGGACGTCGCCAACTCTGAGCCACAGTTCCAGCCTGCTGCACAGCTTGGGCTCTGTAACG GTCCTGTGCTGTGTAGACAAACAGGGGATCCTCTCCTGGCCAAACCCCAGCCCAGAGACTGTGCTGTTCTTCAGTGGGAAGGTGGAGCCCCCTCACAGCAGCCACGAGGACCTAACGGATGACCTGTCCACCCGCTCCTTCTGCCATCCCGAG CCCCGTGAACGAGATGCCCTCCTGGCTGGCTCCCTGAGCAACACCCTACACCTTTCCAATGAGCAGGAGCGTGGTGACTGGCCTGGCGATGGTCCCAAGGCCCCCGAGCCCTATTCTCACCACAAGGGGCATGGCCGCAGCAAACACCCCTCTGGCTCCAAT ccccagcctgggaTGGAGGGCGACCCCTACGAGGCGGAGGACTTTGTGTGCGACTATCACCTGGAGATGCTGAGCCTGTCCCAGGACCAGCAGAACCCCTCCTGCATTCAGTTTGATGACTCCAACTGGCAGCTGCACCTCACCTCCCTCAAGCCCCTGGGCCTCAACGTGCTGCTGAACTTGTGTAACGCCAGTGTCACCGAGCGCCTGTGTCGGTTCTCAGACCACCTGTGCAACATCGCCCTGCAGGAGAGCCATAGTGCCGTGCTGCCTGTGCACGTGCCCTGGGGGCTCTGCGAGCTTGCCCGCCTCATTG GCTTCACTCCTGGGGCCAAGGAGCTCTTCAAGCAGGAGAACCACCTGGCACTGTACCGTCTCCCCAGCGCTGAGATGGTGAAGGAGACCTCGCTGGGGCGACTCTCCTGTGTCACCAAGCGGCGTCCTCCCCTCAGCCACATGATCAGCCTCTTCATCAAGGATACCACCACCA gcACAGAACAGATGCTGTCCCATGGCACGGCCGACGTGGTCTTGGAGGCCTGCACAGACTTCTGGGATGGAGCTGACATCTACCCTCTCTCAGGTTCCGACAG AAAGAAAGTGCTGGATTTCTACCAGCGAGCCTGCCTGTCTGGTTATTGCTCTGCCTTCGCCTACAAGCCCATGAACTGTGCCCTGTCCTCTCAGCTCAATGGCAAGTGCATTGAGCTGGTACAGCTGCCCGGCCAGAGCAGCATCTTCACTCTGTGTGAGCTGCCCAGCACCGTCCCCATCAAGCAGAACACCCGCCGCAACAGCTGGAGCTCTGACG AAGGGATCGGGGaggtgctggagaaggaagactgCATGCAGGCCCTCAGCGGCCAGATCTTCATGGGCATGGTGTCCTCCCAGTACCAGGCCCGGCTGGACATCGTGCGCCTCATTGACGGGCTGGTCAATGCCTGCATCCGCTTCGTCTACTTCTCTTTGGAGGACGAGCTCAAAAGCAAG GTGTTTGCAGAAAAGATGGGCCTGGAGACAGGCTGGAACTGCCACATCTCCCTCACGCCCAATGGGGATATGCCTGGCTCCGAGATccccccctccagccccagccatgCAGGCTCCCTGCATGATGACCTGAATCAGG TGTCCCGAGAAGATGCAGAAGGGCTCCTCCTCATGGAAGAGGAGGGTCACTCAGACCTCATCAGCTTCCAGCCTACGGATAGCGACATCCCTAGCTTCCTGGAGGACTGCAACCGG GCCAAGCTGCCCCGGGGCATCCACCAGGTGCGGCCCCACCTGCAGAACATTGACAACGTGCCCCTGCTGGTGCCCCTCTTCACTGACTGTACCCCTGAGA CCATGTGTGAGATGATAAAGATCATGCAGGAGTATGGGGAGGTGACCTGCTGCCTGGGCAGCTCTGCCAATCTGCGGAATAGCTGCCTCTTCCTCCAGAGCGACATCAG CATTGCCCTGGACCCCCTGTACCCATCCCGTTGCTCCTGGGAGACCTTTGGCTACGCCACCAGCACCAGCATGGCCCAGGCCTCGGATGGCCTTTCTCCCCTGCAGCTGTCAGGGCAGCTCAACAGCCTGGCCTGCTCCCTGACCTTTCGCCAAGAGGAGACCATCAGTGTCATCCGGCTCATCGAGCAG GCTCGGCACGCCACCTATGGCATCCGTAAGTGCTTCCTCTTCCTGCTGCAGTGCCAGCTGACGCTCGTGGTCATCCAG TTCCTTTCTTGCCTAGTCCAGCTGCCACCACTCCTAAGCACCACTGACATCCTGTGGCTGTCCTGCTTTTGCTACCCTCTGCTCAG CATTTCTCTGCTGGGGAAACCCCCCCATAGCTCCATCATGTCGATGGCAACAGGAAAAAACCTTCAATCCATTCCCAAGAAG ACCCAGCACTACTTCCTGCTCTGCTTCCTGCTCAAGTTCAGCCTCACCATCAGCTCCTGCCTCATCTGCTTTGGCTTCACACTGCAGAGCTTCTGCGACAGCTCCCGAACCCGCAACCTCACCAGCTGCTCCTCCATCATGCTGCCCAG CAACGATGAAAGGGCTCCAGCCTGGTTTGAGGACTTTGCCAACGGGCTCCTGTCAGCTCAGAAGCTCACCGCTGCCCTGATTGTCCTGCACACTG TCTTCATTTCCATCACCCACGTGCATCGCACCAAGCCCCTGTGGAGAAAGAGCCCCTTGACCAACCTCTGGTGGGCCATGACGGTGCCTGTGGT GCTGCTGGGTCAGGTGGTCCAGACAGCCGTGGACCTGCAGCTGTGGACGCACAGGGACAGCCGCATCCACTTTGCCCTGGAGGATGTGCCCCTGCTGACCTGGCTCCTGGGTTGTCTGTCCCTGGTCCTCGTGGTGGTCACCAATGAGATCGTAAAGCTGCATGAGATTCG GGTCCGCGTCCGATACCAGAAGCGACAGAAGCTGCAGTTTGAAACCAAGCTGGGCATGAACTCTCCCTTCTGA